One segment of Stenotrophomonas sp. SAU14A_NAIMI4_8 DNA contains the following:
- a CDS encoding suppressor of fused domain protein: MSNDFDDVSPGGSRMHLHRRDTVHSPAQGQPHTAQIRAYIERHLGPVAGAFDDALPDTVRVLVHVVPPTADRPWLQLVTSGMSDLPMNLPPGVDVPHFAELMLTLPAHWPLDAQSLQDERFYWPVRLLQTLARLPHLYDTWLAPGHTVPHGNPAEPYAADVRFDGAMVVYPATVPPAFGELLDDDGRTIAFRAVLPLYPEEMALKLQEGADELLERLQAKGIDDRIDTGRFNVARPRLGLS, from the coding sequence ATGAGCAACGACTTCGACGATGTCAGCCCCGGTGGCAGCCGCATGCACCTGCACCGCCGCGACACCGTGCATTCGCCTGCACAGGGCCAACCGCACACGGCGCAGATCCGTGCCTATATCGAGCGCCACCTGGGGCCGGTAGCGGGCGCGTTCGACGATGCGCTGCCCGATACGGTGCGCGTGCTGGTGCACGTGGTACCGCCCACCGCCGACCGTCCCTGGCTGCAGCTGGTCACCTCGGGCATGAGCGATCTGCCGATGAACCTGCCGCCGGGCGTGGATGTTCCGCATTTCGCCGAACTGATGCTGACCCTGCCGGCCCACTGGCCGCTGGATGCGCAATCGCTGCAGGACGAGCGCTTCTACTGGCCGGTGCGATTGCTGCAGACGCTGGCACGCCTGCCGCATCTGTATGACACCTGGCTGGCACCCGGGCACACCGTGCCGCATGGCAATCCGGCCGAACCCTACGCGGCTGACGTGCGGTTCGACGGCGCCATGGTGGTGTATCCGGCTACAGTGCCGCCGGCCTTTGGCGAACTGCTGGACGATGATGGCCGCACGATTGCCTTCCGCGCGGTGCTGCCGCTGTACCCCGAAGAGATGGCGTTGAAGCTGCAGGAAGGGGCCGATGAACTGCTCGAACGCCTGCAGGCCAAGGGCATCGACGACCGCATCGACACCGGCCGCTTCAACGTGGCGCGGCCACGGCTGGGCCTGTCCTGA
- a CDS encoding ParB/RepB/Spo0J family partition protein: MTSKPAAKKRGLGRGLDALLGPKGAVSQVQATTAVIEPLPGEVLRKLAVGQLQPGKYQPRREMDEGKLSELADSIKSQGVIQPILVRQLPAGNYEIVAGERRWRASQLAGLDEVPVVVRELEDRTVIAMALIENIQREDLNPLEEAEALQRLISEFTLTHAEAAEAVGRSRAAVSNLLRLLELPVAIRLLLETRRLEMGHARALLTLAPELAGKLAQEAADEGWSVREVERRAQAFAAGKVPSNRPVATPKVQQADIASLETELSESLGTKVAINHGRGGKGKLIIHYTDLDTLDGVLEKLRTRQG; the protein is encoded by the coding sequence ATGACCAGCAAGCCTGCAGCCAAGAAGCGAGGCCTCGGCCGCGGCCTGGACGCCCTGCTGGGTCCGAAGGGCGCGGTCAGCCAGGTGCAGGCCACCACTGCTGTCATCGAGCCGCTGCCGGGTGAAGTGCTGCGCAAGCTGGCTGTCGGCCAGCTGCAGCCGGGCAAGTACCAGCCGCGCCGCGAGATGGACGAAGGCAAGCTCTCCGAGCTGGCCGATTCGATCAAGTCGCAGGGCGTTATCCAGCCGATCCTGGTGCGCCAGCTGCCGGCCGGCAACTACGAAATCGTGGCCGGCGAACGCCGCTGGCGCGCTTCGCAGCTGGCGGGTCTGGACGAAGTGCCGGTGGTGGTGCGCGAGCTGGAAGACCGCACCGTCATCGCGATGGCGCTGATCGAGAACATCCAGCGCGAAGACCTGAATCCGCTGGAAGAAGCCGAAGCGCTGCAGCGGCTGATCAGCGAATTCACCCTGACCCACGCCGAGGCCGCCGAAGCGGTGGGCCGCTCGCGCGCGGCGGTGTCCAACCTGCTGCGCCTGCTGGAACTGCCGGTGGCGATCCGCCTGCTGCTGGAAACCCGCCGCCTGGAAATGGGCCACGCCCGCGCACTGCTGACCCTGGCCCCGGAACTGGCCGGCAAGCTGGCCCAGGAAGCGGCCGACGAAGGCTGGTCGGTGCGCGAGGTCGAGCGCCGTGCGCAGGCCTTCGCCGCCGGCAAGGTGCCCAGCAACCGCCCGGTGGCCACGCCGAAGGTGCAGCAGGCCGACATCGCGTCGCTGGAAACCGAACTGTCCGAATCGCTGGGCACCAAGGTGGCCATCAACCATGGCCGCGGCGGCAAGGGCAAGCTGATCATCCACTACACCGACCTGGATACGCTGGACGGCGTGCTGGAAAAGCTGCGTACGCGCCAGGGCTGA
- a CDS encoding ParA family protein, producing the protein MARIIAIANQKGGVGKTTTAVNLAASLANAPKRVLLVDLDSQGNATMGSGVDKRELVASTYDLLLGEANAADVRVATAEGYDLLPGNIDLTAAEIQLMAQEAREQRLKRALAPIRDEYDYILIDCPPALSLLTLNALAAADSVIVPMQCEYYALEGLSALVETIEALRANLNPALEIEGVLRTMFDVRNNLANAVSAELTEHFGDRVFRTIVPRNVRLAEAPSHGQSIVGYDRASRGGVAYLGLAGEIIRRNNERNKAAKAVETA; encoded by the coding sequence ATGGCCCGCATCATCGCCATCGCCAACCAGAAGGGTGGCGTCGGCAAGACCACGACCGCCGTCAACCTGGCCGCTTCCCTGGCCAACGCACCCAAGCGGGTGCTGCTGGTCGATCTCGATTCGCAGGGCAATGCGACCATGGGCAGCGGCGTGGACAAGCGCGAACTGGTCGCCTCCACCTACGATCTGCTGCTGGGTGAAGCCAACGCCGCCGATGTGCGCGTGGCCACCGCCGAAGGCTACGACCTGCTGCCGGGCAACATCGACCTGACCGCAGCCGAGATCCAGCTGATGGCACAGGAAGCGCGCGAGCAGCGCCTGAAGCGCGCGCTGGCGCCGATCCGCGATGAGTACGACTACATCCTGATCGACTGCCCGCCGGCGCTGTCGCTGCTCACGCTGAACGCACTGGCCGCCGCCGATTCGGTGATCGTGCCGATGCAGTGCGAGTACTACGCACTGGAAGGCCTGAGCGCGCTGGTGGAAACCATCGAAGCGCTGCGTGCCAACCTGAACCCTGCGCTGGAGATCGAAGGCGTGCTGCGCACCATGTTCGACGTGCGCAACAACCTGGCCAACGCGGTGTCGGCCGAACTGACCGAACACTTCGGTGATCGCGTGTTCCGCACCATCGTGCCGCGCAACGTGCGCCTGGCCGAAGCCCCCAGCCATGGCCAGAGCATCGTCGGCTACGACCGTGCCTCGCGCGGTGGGGTGGCCTACCTGGGCCTGGCCGGCGAGATCATCCGCCGCAACAACGAACGCAACAAGGCCGCCAAGGCCGTGGAGACCGCCTGA
- the rsmG gene encoding 16S rRNA (guanine(527)-N(7))-methyltransferase RsmG — MSEHDLPAGVVATLEQGLASMGLAADLAPPLLRYLALLHRWNGTYNLTAIRDPQEMVTRHLLDSLAMQPFVADGSLADLGTGPGLPGIPLAIACPGLQVTLVESNGKKARFMREAVRQLGLANARVAESRAEALDEAGAYDQLTARAMDTLAGIVRVGGHLLRPGGVLLAMKGVYPHDEIAALPAGWQVREVTPLSVPGLAGERHLVTVTGP, encoded by the coding sequence ATGAGCGAACATGATCTTCCCGCCGGCGTGGTTGCCACGCTGGAACAGGGCCTGGCCAGCATGGGCCTGGCGGCCGACCTGGCGCCGCCGCTGCTGCGCTACCTGGCCCTGCTGCACCGCTGGAACGGCACCTACAACCTGACCGCCATCCGCGACCCGCAGGAGATGGTCACCCGCCACCTGCTCGATTCGCTGGCCATGCAGCCGTTCGTGGCCGATGGCAGCCTGGCCGACCTGGGCACCGGCCCCGGCCTGCCCGGCATCCCGCTGGCCATCGCCTGCCCGGGCCTGCAGGTCACCCTGGTGGAAAGCAACGGCAAGAAGGCGCGCTTCATGCGCGAAGCCGTGCGCCAGCTGGGCCTGGCCAATGCCCGCGTGGCCGAGTCGCGCGCCGAGGCGCTGGACGAGGCCGGCGCCTACGACCAGCTGACCGCGCGCGCCATGGACACCCTGGCCGGCATCGTCCGCGTGGGCGGGCACCTGCTGCGCCCCGGCGGCGTGCTGCTGGCCATGAAGGGGGTCTACCCGCATGACGAGATCGCCGCACTGCCGGCCGGCTGGCAGGTGCGCGAGGTGACCCCGCTGAGCGTGCCCGGCCTGGCCGGCGAACGCCATCTGGTCACCGTTACCGGCCCTTGA
- a CDS encoding 4'-phosphopantetheinyl transferase superfamily protein encodes MSLPATLDGPWRFGPVTVWRRPHVPGQRGEPQARQVLAQALGVEPEALPLVRDDKGRPELAGALAHYGTGWSHSGEVLLVALGEGVRLGVDLELLRPRPRLLEIVQRFFHPDEVAWLEGLSVAEREHWFFRVWCAKEAILKAHGQGISFGLHRLRLAPGRDGALHLLACDAELGQAERWHLHEWQASGQFRAALAWHAD; translated from the coding sequence ATGAGCCTGCCGGCCACCCTGGACGGCCCCTGGCGGTTCGGCCCGGTGACCGTCTGGCGGCGCCCACATGTGCCCGGCCAGCGGGGTGAACCGCAGGCGCGGCAGGTGCTGGCGCAGGCGCTGGGGGTCGAACCGGAGGCGTTGCCGCTGGTGCGTGATGACAAGGGCCGGCCCGAGCTGGCCGGTGCGCTGGCCCACTACGGCACCGGCTGGAGCCACAGCGGCGAGGTGCTGCTGGTGGCGCTGGGCGAGGGCGTGCGCCTGGGGGTGGACCTGGAACTGCTGCGCCCGCGCCCGCGGCTGCTGGAAATCGTGCAGCGCTTCTTCCACCCGGACGAGGTGGCCTGGCTGGAGGGGTTGTCCGTGGCCGAGCGCGAACACTGGTTCTTCCGCGTCTGGTGCGCCAAGGAGGCGATCCTGAAGGCGCACGGGCAGGGCATTTCCTTCGGCCTGCACCGCCTGCGCCTGGCCCCCGGCCGCGATGGCGCCCTGCACCTGCTGGCCTGCGATGCCGAGCTGGGCCAGGCCGAGCGCTGGCACCTGCACGAATGGCAGGCCAGCGGCCAGTTCCGCGCCGCGTTGGCCTGGCATGCCGATTGA
- a CDS encoding GlsB/YeaQ/YmgE family stress response membrane protein produces the protein MGIIIWLIVGGVVGWLASLIMRRDAQQGIILNIVVGIVGALIAGWLFGGGINEAITIRTFLFSLIGAVILLAIVNLFTRKSIR, from the coding sequence ATGGGCATCATCATCTGGCTGATCGTGGGCGGCGTGGTGGGCTGGCTGGCCAGCCTCATCATGCGACGCGACGCCCAGCAGGGCATCATCCTCAACATCGTGGTCGGCATCGTCGGCGCGTTGATTGCCGGCTGGTTGTTCGGCGGCGGCATCAACGAAGCGATTACGATCCGCACGTTCCTGTTCTCGCTGATCGGCGCGGTGATCCTGCTGGCCATCGTCAACCTGTTCACCCGCAAGAGCATACGGTGA
- the xth gene encoding exodeoxyribonuclease III yields the protein MKIASWNVNSLNVRLPHLEQWLKDFGPDIVGIQETKLEDHKFPDAALIAAGYRSVFAGQKTYNGVALLSREPAQDVQIGIPGFEDEQKRVIAGTFGDLRVINLYVVNGQDIGTDKYDYKLRWLEAVHAWIAQELQRHPKLIVMGDFNIAPDARDVHDPEVWNENHILTSTAERGALNKLLQLGLHDGFRLHNDEAGVFSWWDYRAAGFRRNLGLRIDLTLVSDALKGSAVAAGIDREPRTWERPSDHAPAWVELG from the coding sequence ATGAAAATCGCCTCGTGGAACGTCAATTCGCTCAATGTCCGCCTGCCGCACCTGGAGCAGTGGCTCAAGGACTTCGGCCCGGACATCGTCGGTATCCAGGAAACCAAGCTGGAGGACCACAAGTTCCCCGATGCGGCGCTGATCGCCGCGGGCTACCGCAGCGTGTTTGCTGGCCAGAAGACCTACAACGGCGTGGCCCTGCTGTCGCGTGAGCCGGCGCAGGACGTGCAGATCGGCATTCCCGGTTTCGAGGACGAGCAGAAGCGCGTCATCGCCGGCACCTTCGGTGATCTGCGGGTGATCAACCTGTACGTGGTCAACGGCCAGGACATCGGCACCGACAAGTACGACTACAAGCTGCGCTGGCTGGAAGCCGTGCATGCCTGGATCGCGCAGGAGCTGCAGCGCCACCCGAAGCTGATCGTGATGGGCGACTTCAACATCGCCCCGGACGCGCGCGACGTGCACGACCCGGAGGTGTGGAACGAAAACCACATCCTCACCTCCACCGCCGAGCGCGGCGCGCTGAACAAGCTGCTGCAGCTGGGCCTGCACGATGGCTTCCGCCTGCACAACGACGAGGCCGGTGTGTTCAGCTGGTGGGATTACCGTGCGGCTGGCTTCCGCCGCAACCTGGGCCTGCGCATCGATCTGACCCTGGTGTCCGATGCGCTGAAGGGCAGTGCGGTGGCCGCGGGCATCGACCGCGAGCCGCGTACCTGGGAACGCCCCAGCGACCACGCCCCGGCGTGGGTGGAATTGGGTTGA
- a CDS encoding coniferyl aldehyde dehydrogenase, whose protein sequence is MTTTAPADLPALLHTLRSAWQARRPSLDQREADLRRLREALKARLDEMAAAIAEDFGHRAHVESKLADGMSVLSAIDHLRRHLRRWSKPQRVGAGWRLWPARAQLRPTPLGVVGVISPWNYPVTLALVPLATAIAAGNHVLLKPSEHTPRTSAFLADLLASVFPPDRVAVVQGGADVAAAVSSLPLDHLVFTGSTAVGRKVMAAAAEHLVPLTLELGGKSPAIVCRDFPLDKAAARLATGKWFNAGQTCIAPDYVLIDTVRQREFVQALQQQVRARYGDFADADDYTRIINEGQYQRLQGYLAQARERGVPVIPLAQVDATRADRERLLVPTVVLDPPDDLDLMREEIFGPILPVRAYPDLDAALADVLSRDRPLALYPFSQDRATVERILDQVVAGGVTVNDTLLHFAADGLPFGGVGASGMGAYHGRAGFDAMSKRLPVLWQSRWAASDRLRPPYSKIAGLLRFLLR, encoded by the coding sequence ATGACCACCACCGCCCCGGCCGACCTTCCCGCCCTCCTGCACACCCTGCGCAGCGCCTGGCAGGCCCGGCGCCCTTCGCTGGACCAGCGCGAGGCCGACCTTCGCCGCCTGCGCGAAGCACTGAAGGCGCGCCTGGATGAAATGGCTGCGGCCATCGCCGAAGACTTCGGCCACCGTGCCCATGTCGAATCGAAGCTGGCCGATGGCATGAGCGTGCTGTCGGCCATCGACCACCTGCGCCGCCACCTGCGGCGCTGGTCGAAGCCGCAGCGGGTGGGCGCCGGCTGGCGGCTGTGGCCGGCGCGTGCGCAGCTGCGGCCGACACCGCTGGGCGTGGTCGGGGTGATTTCGCCCTGGAACTACCCGGTCACCCTGGCCCTGGTGCCGCTGGCCACGGCCATCGCGGCGGGCAACCACGTGCTGCTCAAACCCTCCGAACACACGCCGCGCACCAGCGCGTTCCTGGCCGATCTGCTGGCCAGCGTGTTTCCGCCCGATCGCGTGGCGGTGGTGCAGGGTGGTGCGGATGTGGCTGCAGCCGTGTCCTCGCTGCCGCTGGACCATCTGGTGTTCACCGGCTCAACCGCCGTCGGCCGCAAGGTAATGGCGGCCGCAGCCGAGCACCTGGTGCCGCTCACGCTGGAATTGGGTGGCAAATCACCGGCCATTGTCTGCCGCGATTTCCCGCTGGACAAAGCCGCCGCGCGGCTGGCCACCGGCAAGTGGTTCAACGCCGGCCAGACCTGCATCGCGCCCGATTACGTGCTGATCGATACCGTGCGCCAGCGCGAGTTCGTGCAGGCGCTGCAGCAACAGGTGCGCGCGCGCTACGGGGATTTCGCCGATGCCGATGACTACACGCGCATCATCAACGAGGGCCAGTACCAGCGCCTGCAGGGCTATCTGGCGCAGGCCCGCGAGCGCGGCGTGCCGGTCATTCCGTTGGCCCAGGTGGATGCCACGCGCGCCGACCGCGAGCGCCTGCTGGTGCCCACGGTGGTGCTGGACCCGCCGGATGACCTGGACCTGATGCGCGAGGAGATCTTCGGCCCGATCCTGCCGGTGCGGGCCTACCCGGACCTGGATGCGGCGCTGGCCGATGTGCTGTCGCGGGATCGCCCGCTGGCGCTGTACCCCTTCAGCCAGGACCGTGCGACGGTGGAGCGCATCCTCGACCAGGTGGTGGCCGGCGGGGTGACGGTGAATGACACGCTGCTGCATTTCGCCGCCGACGGCCTGCCGTTTGGCGGAGTGGGGGCCAGTGGCATGGGCGCGTACCACGGGCGGGCTGGGTTCGACGCCATGAGCAAGCGGCTGCCGGTGCTGTGGCAGTCACGCTGGGCGGCCAGCGACCGGCTGCGGCCGCCGTATTCGAAGATTGCGGGGTTGTTGAGGTTCCTGTTGCGGTGA